The following are encoded together in the Stegostoma tigrinum isolate sSteTig4 chromosome 42, sSteTig4.hap1, whole genome shotgun sequence genome:
- the LOC125449420 gene encoding zinc finger protein 239-like isoform X1: MEKPWKCRVCGMGFSTPSALETHQRCHTGEKPFTCSECGKTFTQSSSLLKHRRVHTGERPFACFECGKRFSNSSHLLTHQRVHTGERPFICCECGKIFSQSSNLLMHQRVHTGEKPFTCSECGKGFSDSSALLTHQHIHTGERPFTCSECGKGFSQSSNLLTHQRVHTGERPFTCSECGKGFTQLAHLLTHQLVHSGKRPFTCPVCGKGFIQSCNLVMHQRVHSGERPSVCSHCGKGFRDSSTLLTHQRIHTGERPFICSVCGKRFSQSSSLRRHWRVHTRDKLFTCSECGNGFSRLSSLLRHQRVHKCLPGMDSADAVNYTRD; this comes from the coding sequence ATGGAGAAACCGTGGAAATGTAGGGTCTGTGGGATGGGATTCTCTACACCATCTGCACTGGAAACACATCAACgctgtcacactggggagaagccattcacctgctcggAGTGTGGAAAgacattcactcagtcatcttcCCTTCTGAAACACCGGcgggttcacactggggagaggccgttcgCATGTTTTgagtgtgggaagagattcagtAATTCATCtcacctgctgacacaccagcgagttcacactggagaaagGCCATTCATCTGCTGTGAGTGTGGGAAGATATTCAGTCAGTCGTCCAACTTGCTGATGCATCAGCGGgtacacactggggagaaaccatttacttgttctgagtgtgggaagggattcagtgACTCATCTGCTCTGCTGACCCACCAGCatattcacactggagagaggccattcacatgctctgagtgtgggaagggattcagtcAGTCATCCAatctgctgacacaccagagagttcacactggggagagaccattcacatgttctgaatgtgggaagggattcactcagttagctcacctgctgacacaccagcttGTACACagtgggaagaggccattcacttgcccagtatgtggaaagggGTTCATTCAGTCCTGCAACTTGGTGAtgcaccagcgagttcacagtggggagaggcCGTCTGTCTGCTCTCACTGTGGGAAAGGGTTCAGAGATTCATCCActctgctgacacaccagcgaattcacactggggagaggccattcatttGTTCTGTCTGTGGGAAGAGATTCAGTCAGTCATCCAGTCTGCGGAGACACTGGCGAGTTCACACCAGGGACAAACTGTTCACCTGCTCAGAGTGTGGGAATGGATTCTCCCGTTTATCTAGCCTGCTGAGACATCAGCGAGTTCACAAGTGCTTACCGGGAATGGATTCTGCTGATGCTGTTAATTACACACGGGATTGA
- the LOC125449420 gene encoding zinc finger protein 850-like isoform X2, whose protein sequence is MEKPWKCRVCGMGFSTPSALETHQRCHTGEKPFTCSECGKTFTQSSSLLKHRRVHTGERPFACFECGKRFSNSSHLLTHQRVHTGERPFICCECGKIFSQSSNLLMHQRVHTGEKPFTCSECGKGFSDSSALLTHQHIHTGERPFTCSECGKGFSQSSNLLTHQRVHTGERPFTCSECGKGFTQLAHLLTHQLVHSGKRPFTCPVCGKGFIQSCNLVMHQRVHSGERPSVCSHCGKGFRDSSTLLTHQRIHTGERPFICSVCGKRFSQSSSLRRHWRVHTRDKLFTCSECGNGFSRLSSLLRHQRVHNTTEKPWKCGDCGRGFKAPSQLETHRRGHTGERPFSCYECGKGFTQLSNLHLHQRVHTREQQFSGSECEKVLTKAPDLLTHGWVHTGERPFTCSECGKRFGASSGLQRHQRVHTGERPFICSMCGKEFTVSSNLRRHQRLHDGENLFSCTECGRGFNYSSSLRKHQRVHTGERPFNCSECGKRFTDSSSLCKHQQIHSGERPLTCSECGKGFAHLSHLLTHQRAHTGERPFICSMCGKGFTQSSHLLTHQRVHTGERPFICSMCGKAFTQLSSLLRHQMAHTGEKPFPCSVCGKEFTRSTSLLRHQRVHTGERPFTCTVCGKGFTESSSLLIHQRIHTGERPFTCSECGRGFIDSSSLRKHKRAHTGERPFICFVCGKGFSESSTLLRHHGSHTK, encoded by the exons ATGGAGAAACCGTGGAAATGTAGGGTCTGTGGGATGGGATTCTCTACACCATCTGCACTGGAAACACATCAACgctgtcacactggggagaagccattcacctgctcggAGTGTGGAAAgacattcactcagtcatcttcCCTTCTGAAACACCGGcgggttcacactggggagaggccgttcgCATGTTTTgagtgtgggaagagattcagtAATTCATCtcacctgctgacacaccagcgagttcacactggagaaagGCCATTCATCTGCTGTGAGTGTGGGAAGATATTCAGTCAGTCGTCCAACTTGCTGATGCATCAGCGGgtacacactggggagaaaccatttacttgttctgagtgtgggaagggattcagtgACTCATCTGCTCTGCTGACCCACCAGCatattcacactggagagaggccattcacatgctctgagtgtgggaagggattcagtcAGTCATCCAatctgctgacacaccagagagttcacactggggagagaccattcacatgttctgaatgtgggaagggattcactcagttagctcacctgctgacacaccagcttGTACACagtgggaagaggccattcacttgcccagtatgtggaaagggGTTCATTCAGTCCTGCAACTTGGTGAtgcaccagcgagttcacagtggggagaggcCGTCTGTCTGCTCTCACTGTGGGAAAGGGTTCAGAGATTCATCCActctgctgacacaccagcgaattcacactggggagaggccattcatttGTTCTGTCTGTGGGAAGAGATTCAGTCAGTCATCCAGTCTGCGGAGACACTGGCGAGTTCACACCAGGGACAAACTGTTCACCTGCTCAGAGTGTGGGAATGGATTCTCCCGTTTATCTAGCCTGCTGAGACATCAGCGAGTTCACAA CACCAcagagaaaccatggaaatgtggggactgtgggagggGATTCAAAGCACCATCACAGCTAGAAACACATCGACGtggtcacactggggagagaccattcagctgttatgagtgtgggaagggattcactcagttatccaacttgcatttacaccagcgggttcacactcGAGAGCAGCAATTCTCAGGTTCTGAGTGCGAGAAAGTATTAACAAAGGCACCTGACCTACTGACACATGGAtgggttcacactggggagaggccatttacctgctctgagtgtgggaagcgTTTTGGTGCTTCATCCGGTCTCcagagacaccagcgagttcacactggggagaggccttTCATCTGCTCCATGTGTGGAAAGGAATTTACTGTTTCATCTAACCTGCGGAGACACCAACGATTACATGACGGGGAAAACCTGTTCAGCTGCACTgagtgtgggaggggattcaACTATTCATCCAGCCTGCGgaaacaccagcgagttcacaccggggagaggccattcaactgttctgagtgtgggaagagattcactgATTCATCAAGCTTGTGCAAACATCAACAAATTCACTCTGGGGAGAGGCCGTTGACTTGttccgagtgtgggaagggatttgctcacttATCCCATCTGCTGACACATCAGCGcgctcacactggggagaggccattcatctgctccatgtgtgggaaaggatttactcagtcatcccacctgctgacacaccagcgtgttcacactggggagaggccattcatctgctccatgtgtgggaaggCATTCACTCAGTTATCAAGCCTGTTGCGACACCAGATGgctcacactggagagaagccattccCTTGCTCTGTGTGTGGCAAGGAATTTACTCGATCGACCAGTTTGCTGAggcaccagcgagttcacactggagagaggccattcacctgcactgtgtgtgggaaaggattcactgaGTCATCAAGCTTGCTGAtacaccaacgcattcacactggagagaggccattcacctgctcagagtgtgggaggggattcaTCGATTCATCCAGCCTGCGGAAACACAAGCGTGCTCatactggagagaggccattcatttGTTTTGTGTGTGGAAAGGGCTTCAGTGAGTCATCCACCTTGCTCAGACACCATGGTAGCCACACCAAGTAG